DNA from Halorarum salinum:
GTGAAGCCGGAGCCGCCGACGACCGCGGCGGTGAACCCTTCGCCCGTCCCCTCGTCCTCGGCGCTCGTCGTCATACCGCGGCCGCCTCCGCAGCCACGTCCGCCTTCAGTTCGAGCCAGTCGACGACCGCCGCGGGCACGTCGACGTCGACGCAGCCGTTCAGCGCCTTGAACTCGACCGTGTGGTTCACCTCGTGGACGGTGTACTCGCCGCTGCCGGCGCCGCCGACCTCCATGAGGTCGACGCCGAGCAGGCCGCCGCCGACCGCGTCGCTCGCCCTCCGGACGAGTTCCCTCGCCTCGTCGTCCAGTTCGAACTCGGCCGTCTCGCCGCCCTTCGCGGCGTTCGTGAGCCAGTGGTCGGAGGTGCGCGTCATCGCCGCGACGGGCTCGCCGTCGCAGGCCACCACGCGCACGTCGCGGCCGGGCTTCTCGACGAACTCCTGGACGTAGAACACCTTGTGCTCGTAGTGGCCGAGCGTCTCCTTGTGCTCGAGGATGGCCTCGGCGGCCGAGCGGGTGTCGATCTTCGCCATCAGGCGGCCCCACGAGCCGATCACCGGCTTGAGCACGCAGGGGTAGCCGAACGCCTCGATGGCCTCGAGGGCGGCGTCGGTCGTGAACGCCACCTCCGTCGCTGGCGTGGGAACCCCGGCGGCCTCGAGCGCGAGGCTGTTCTTCACCTTGTTCGCGCACGTCTCGGCCGTCTCCGGCGCGTTGACGACGGGGACGCCGTAGTGCTGCAGGTACTTCGTCGCGTACAGCGAGCGCGAGGTGGCGAGACAGCGGTCGAGGACGACGTCGCAGTCGGCAACGTCGGCCCCGTTCGCGTCGAGGCCGTCGAGGCCGAACCGGAGCTTGCGCACGTCCAGCTTCTCGACCTCGTGGCCGCGGTCGCGGAGCTCCGAGAGGAGGAGCTTCTCGTCCCTGCGGATCCTGGAGTAGAGGAGCCCGACCCTCATCTCACTCCCCCCAGTCCTCTTCGAGCTCCGGGGCTCGCTCGAGGACCGGCGGGGAGACGTCCACGACCTCCAGTTCCGCGCCGCAGGTTCCACAGTCGACGATCTCCCCGATCTCCAGGTCGTCGTGCAGGGTCACCGCGGACCCGCACTCGACGCATTCTGCTTCCGTCATGGTGTACCCGACCGTAGCCGCCTCACCACCTTTAATCCGTCGGTTTTGTAATTTAAATTAAAAGACGGGGTCGTCGCTATCGGAGTCGAGAGGGGCTGAAACCGTCGTGTTCCGTTTCGATGTCGGAAATGTGTGATGTGGCCCCGAGGAGGGCCGGCGGCGGGACCTCGCCCGCCGGGACCGGGGACGGGGCAGGCACCGGGATCGGCGCGACGGCCGGCGTCGGTCGCCCCGGTCGTCGCGGCACGACGCCGGGCCCTCGCGGCGGTCGCGGCGCGACGCGGAGCGGTCGTCGCACCGCTCGCCGTCGCTCCCGGCGTCGTCGAACCCGTCGGACGGCGGGGAGCGACTCAGACACGCTCGCTCACCGCCCGTTGCAGATCGTCGGCCGCGGCGTCGAGCGCGTCGCGGCGCTCGGCCAGCGCGACCGCGTGGTCGTCGTACGAATCCTCCATGCGCGCGAGGGACGCTGCCAGCGCGTCGGGCGCGGGGCCGCCGCGCGAATCGCGGGCGGCGACGCTCCCGGCCGGGTCGAGCGCGGCGTCGACGTCCTCACGGCTCACGTGCGTCCACAGGGACTCCCCCAGTACCTCCTCGGCGGCCGCGTCAAGATTTGCGGCGAGAGCGTCGGGGCTGGCGGAATCCTCCGTTTCGGCCGCGGCCGTCGCCACCAGTTCGTGGGCCGTCCGGAACGGCACGCCCGTCGTCGCCAGCGCGTCGGCGACGCCCGTCGCCGTCGAGAACCCGGCGCCCGCGTCGGCGGCGCACGCCTCCGCGTCCCACTCGGCGGTGGCGACCGCGCCGGCGGCGACCTCGGTCGCCTCGGTCACGGAGTCGACGGCCGTCCAGGCGTGGGGCGTCGCGCGCTGGAGGTCCCGGTTGTACGCGCGGGGGAGCCCCTTCAGCGTCGTCAACAGCCCCGTCAACGCTCCGACCGCGTCGCCCGCGGCCGCGCGGACGAGTTCGAGCGTGTCGGGGTTCTTCTTCTGGGGCATGATCGACGAGGTCGAGGAGTAGTCGTCCGAGAGGACGAGGTAGCCGTCCTTCGCGTGCTCGATGCCGTCGGTCGCGAGCCCCGAGAGCGTCGTCGCGAGCGTCGCCAGCGCCGCACACGACTCCGCGAGGAAGTCGCGGGCCGACGACGCGTCGGTCGAGTTCTCCACGACGCCGTCGAACCCCAGCAGGTCCGCGGTCCGCTCGCGGTCGACGTCGAACGGCGTGCCCGCGAACGCGGCGCCGCCCAGCGGCGACCGGTTCGTCCGGTCGTACGCGTCGAGCAGGCGCGCGGTGTCGCGCTCCAGCGCGCCGGCGTAGGAGGCGAGGAAGTGGCCCGCCGTCGTCGGCTGGGCGAACTGCCGGTGGGTGAACCCGGGCATGACCGTCTCGGCCTCCTCGGCGGCCGCGTCGAGCAGCGCCTCGCGGAGCGCGAGCGTCGCCTCGACGGCCGAGAGCAGGTCCCCCCGCAGGCGGTGGCGGATGCAGGCGGCCACCTCGTCGTTGCGCGAGCGGGCGGTGTGCATCTTCCCGCCGTCCGGGCCGACGCGGTCGACGACGGCGGACTCGACGGCCTCGTGCACGTCCTCACCGTCGGGGAGCGCGTCGTGCCCCTCGGCCTCGACGTCGTCCAGGGCGGCGAGGACGTCGGCCGCCTCGTCGTCGCCGACGATGCCCCGTTCGGCGAGCATGACGACGTGCGCGCGGTCGACGGCGAGGTCGGCGGCGAGGATGCGCTCGTCGGCCGCGAGGCTCGACAGGAACGAGCGGGCCGGGCCGCCCGCGAAGCGCTCGCGCCGGATGACTCCGGCGCCCTCGCCGCCTTCGTGAGGCGCCTCCGGCGCCTCTCCCTCGCCGGTGTCCATGGAACTACTCCTCGCTGCCGCCGTCGGTGGTCAGCGTCGCCTTCTCCTCGACTGCTTCCTCGGTCGCGCTCTCCTTCGCGTTCTCGAGCACCTCGTTCGCCAGGCGCTCCTGGAAGCCGTGGTACTTCGCGACGCCGGTCGCGTCGGCCTGCTCGATGCCGTCGACCGTCTCCGTGTTGAACGAGGCGGCCGACTCGGAGTAGACGCCGTACTCGGAGTCGCGGGCGACCGGGCGAGCCTGCCCGCCCTGGAGCTTCACGGTCACCGTGCCGGTGACCTTCGACTGGCTCGCGTCGAGGTAGCCCTCCAGCGACGCCATCAGCGGCGTGTCGACGAGCCCCTTGTAGCCCTGCTGGGCCCACTCCTCGTCGACGGTCGTCTTGAAGTCGCGCTCGGACTTGGTGAGGACGAGCTGTTCGAGCCCCTCGTGGGCCGTGAGCAGCACGGTCGCGGCCGGGTGCTCGTAGTTCTCGCGCACCTTCAGCCCGAGCATGCGGTCCTCCATCATGTCCGTGCGCCCGACGCCGTGGGCGCCCGCGAGTTCGTTGAGCTCCTCGACGAGTTCGACGGGGTCGAGTTCCTCGCCGTTCAGCGCGACGGCGTAGCCGTCCTCGAACTCGATCTCGACGAGTTCCTCGCCGCCCGCCTCGCCCGGGGCGTCGGTCCACTCGTAGATGTCCTCGGGCGGGACGTAGGTGGGGTCCTCCAGGTCGTCGCCCTCGACCGAGCGGGACCAGAGGTTCGTGTCGATCGACCACGCGCCCTCGTTGCCGCCCTCGACGGGCAGGTCCTTCTCGTCGGCGTACTCGATCTCCCACTCGCGGGTGAGCCCGAGTTCACGGACGGGCGCGATGACCTCCAGGTCGGAGGCGCGCCAGACGGCCTCGAACCGGAGCTGGTCGTTGCCCTTGCCGGTGCAGCCGTGCGCGACGGCGGCGCAGTCGTGCTCCACGGCCACCTCGAGGATCTTCTCGGCGATGACCGGGCGCGCGAGCGCGGTGCCGAGCGGGTAGCCCTGGTAGGTCGCGTTCGCGCGCACGGAGTCGAGACACAGCTCCGCGAACTCCGCCTTGGCGTCGACGACGTAGTGTTCGAGGTCGAGGGCCTCGGCCGTCTCCTCGGCCTCCGCGAACTCCTCTTCGGGCTGGCCGACGTCGACCGTGACGCCGATAACCTCGTCGTGTCCGTACTCCTCCTCCAGCAGCGGCACGCAGACCGTCGTGTCGAGTCCGCCGCTGAACGCGAGTGCCACGCGTGTCATTACCGATAGCTGTGGGCTTCAGGGTATTAAATTCGGCGCTTTTGGATTTGGAATAAAATTGTGAAGTGCGGACTCGGGGAGCCTGTTCGGCGGGGAGCACGTCAGCAACCGGCGGGGGAGGTGGGGGTAGTGTGGGCTCAGAGGCCCGGTCGTCGCGGCGGTCGCGACGGGACGCCGACGCGTCGCTCGACGGAAGAGCGGGCGCGAGCGACGGCGGCGTCCGTCATCGTTCGGGTCATCGTGCTCTATCGGCTTAAATCGTGCAGGTGCGGCAACGTTTGGGTGGGTTCAGTGTCCGAGGATTGGGGTCGGTCCGGTTCCGCGAGTGATCGACGGTAACGGGGCGCACCCGAAAGCCCCCGCTGCCCCGTTCAGTCCCACCCGCCGGACGGTCGGCCGAGCGACGGGGGCCTGACTACCGCTGTGCCCGCCGTGGGTAGTCCGCCCCGATGGTCTCGTTCGTCGGTCAGCCGACGGTGGCGTCGGCAGCAGGGGTGGCGCGCGACGCGAGCACTCGCGCGCGACGCGAGCACTCGCGCGCGAGGCTCACACGAGCATGGCGAGTGTGATGGTTCGAGACGGCGGTGCCGTCTCGTCACTCCGCGAATCGGAGATTCGCTGAGGCCGCGAGAGCGAAGCTCTCGCCCGCTGCCGAAGATCGGAGGGTTTCGTGCGGTTCCGCGGAGCGTGCTCCGAGGTGACTGGTGGACCTCAGTTGCCAAGCGGTAGTGGTCTGCCTCCACCCCCACCCCATCGGAACCGAGCGGAGTCCGATCTCGAGACACGAGCGGGCGAATCGGCCGAGGAGGCGGAACTGAACGCTACGTACGTCCGCGAACGTATCGCTCCAGTCCGAGTAACGACGAGTCCGTCCCCTCCCGGGCCTACTGAGTGTCCAACTGTTCGAGCTCCTGAGTGAGGTCCAGGATCTCCTCGACGGCCTCCGGTAAGGGTTCGAGACATGCCACGTTCGTTCGGGGGTCGTACGAGACGAGCCCATGGTCCGCCAACTTCGGAAGCTGCTGATGGTGCAAATTCAAGCGGATCCGTTCGACCTCCCTATCGTCGGTTTCGACCCCTTCGT
Protein-coding regions in this window:
- the argH gene encoding argininosuccinate lyase; its protein translation is MDTGEGEAPEAPHEGGEGAGVIRRERFAGGPARSFLSSLAADERILAADLAVDRAHVVMLAERGIVGDDEAADVLAALDDVEAEGHDALPDGEDVHEAVESAVVDRVGPDGGKMHTARSRNDEVAACIRHRLRGDLLSAVEATLALREALLDAAAEEAETVMPGFTHRQFAQPTTAGHFLASYAGALERDTARLLDAYDRTNRSPLGGAAFAGTPFDVDRERTADLLGFDGVVENSTDASSARDFLAESCAALATLATTLSGLATDGIEHAKDGYLVLSDDYSSTSSIMPQKKNPDTLELVRAAAGDAVGALTGLLTTLKGLPRAYNRDLQRATPHAWTAVDSVTEATEVAAGAVATAEWDAEACAADAGAGFSTATGVADALATTGVPFRTAHELVATAAAETEDSASPDALAANLDAAAEEVLGESLWTHVSREDVDAALDPAGSVAARDSRGGPAPDALAASLARMEDSYDDHAVALAERRDALDAAADDLQRAVSERV
- the lysX gene encoding lysine biosynthesis protein LysX, which codes for MRVGLLYSRIRRDEKLLLSELRDRGHEVEKLDVRKLRFGLDGLDANGADVADCDVVLDRCLATSRSLYATKYLQHYGVPVVNAPETAETCANKVKNSLALEAAGVPTPATEVAFTTDAALEAIEAFGYPCVLKPVIGSWGRLMAKIDTRSAAEAILEHKETLGHYEHKVFYVQEFVEKPGRDVRVVACDGEPVAAMTRTSDHWLTNAAKGGETAEFELDDEARELVRRASDAVGGGLLGVDLMEVGGAGSGEYTVHEVNHTVEFKALNGCVDVDVPAAVVDWLELKADVAAEAAAV
- a CDS encoding argininosuccinate synthase translates to MTRVALAFSGGLDTTVCVPLLEEEYGHDEVIGVTVDVGQPEEEFAEAEETAEALDLEHYVVDAKAEFAELCLDSVRANATYQGYPLGTALARPVIAEKILEVAVEHDCAAVAHGCTGKGNDQLRFEAVWRASDLEVIAPVRELGLTREWEIEYADEKDLPVEGGNEGAWSIDTNLWSRSVEGDDLEDPTYVPPEDIYEWTDAPGEAGGEELVEIEFEDGYAVALNGEELDPVELVEELNELAGAHGVGRTDMMEDRMLGLKVRENYEHPAATVLLTAHEGLEQLVLTKSERDFKTTVDEEWAQQGYKGLVDTPLMASLEGYLDASQSKVTGTVTVKLQGGQARPVARDSEYGVYSESAASFNTETVDGIEQADATGVAKYHGFQERLANEVLENAKESATEEAVEEKATLTTDGGSEE
- the lysW gene encoding lysine biosynthesis protein LysW, with translation MTEAECVECGSAVTLHDDLEIGEIVDCGTCGAELEVVDVSPPVLERAPELEEDWGE